AAATAACAATGCACCTAGGTAATGAAACTGACCTCACATGAcagaatttatgataaaaagtgaGTTCTATATGCCAAAATCCTCGGTGAACGTGCGAGATATAGTTTAGATTTTGGGTCGAGATTAGTCAAGTATTAAGAGTgtagtcttgggcttccctggtggcgcagtggttaagaatccacctgccaaggcaggggacacgggtttgagccctggtccaggaagatcccacatgctgcggagcaactaagcccacgcacctagagcctgtgatcaagagaagccaccgcaatgaaaagcctgtgcaccacaacaaagagtgggcCCCACTTGCCgttaactagagaaagcccacgtgcagcaacaaagacccatctcagccaaaaaataaacaaataattttaaaaaagtgtagtCTTGCTGGAGTATCTGAAAATACAAGTGGTATGTGTTGTGGGTAGGGTGGGGTGAGGTTGGCAGTGGGTAGAACAGGCATCCCATCCCCAGTGATGGAGATGTCTAGGAATAAAAAAATGTGACTTCAGAAAGTCAAGTCGGTTTCATTTAAaggcagcatttcccaaacttaacatttcccaaacttttcccagcatttcccaaacttaacatttcccaaacttaacTCAGTCCTGAATGGCTTTCATAAGGCTAATAGCATTCTTACTATCACCcttacaatttttctttaaatcactttttccttaaatattaaaTGCTGCATTACACACATTTAAGTATGTTTGTATACCATCTAAAACCGAGTACCAACAATGGTATACAATACTGTAAATATTGTACTGTACGCTCTGGAAATAATGAATCAAGGCAAGACAGGAAGTTAATAAAAGTTGCTGCTAATGTAAACCCTTTCCTCTTCTACTACCATAGTCCAATGCCCCCTGCCAAAGTACTTTAGGACCACTACCTCACACTAGAACTGGTCTTTTCCTGCTTTTAGCCATTGTCTTCTTAATCTGCATTTATACAGCTATGCTTCTAATGTACCATTCTTATCCTACTTCCCGACATCCTTTCAATAGCTTTTTATTGCTTACAATAAACTTCCTAAACCAGAGCCATTAAGGAAATCCATTGTAGCCTTACCTAGTGCTTCTTGCCTCCTATTGCTGCTTGCTTCTGTCACCTGGACAGATTGGGTAGGCCACAGACTGTTGTGTTACTTAGCACTTTATCAAGGAATTTAATACTCATTTATCAGGGTTTCAAGAAAAATACATAACCATAAACAAATCAaaattcctcatctctaaaattcaTGTCCAAACTTCTAATTACTATATTTAAGACCCTTCCAGATTTATTCAACCAGATCTCCAATTAACCATGATTTCTTATTTCTGGCTACCTATTACCAGCCCACTAATAAAGTACATTTTCCATGTTTACTTCAGAATTTTACATATACAGTTCAGCTTATACTAAAGCCTcaaaggatattttaaatatgaaaatggaaGGGGGAAGAGACATGACACACTTTCCTTCAAATAAGGCAGATATTCAACATCTGAAAAGTttactgaaaacttttattgtAATCAAAAAGTGACATAACGGAGTTGTAATGAATTCAGCAAATCATTCTGCTGATATTTTAGAACTGATATCAGCTTTTGCCaggcaattaaaaaaattcaatgtgAAAATTTCACAGTACAGTAAACTCCACCCCAACTAATTATGGTGGTTAAAAATAATAGGCCCTAGCAAAACCTCTCATGTTACATGGTCACAACTCACAATTCTGTACAAAAGTTCGTGTTATAAAGCTCTGATGTAAAAATCAAATAATCAAGCAGCAATATTTTAAGTGCAGCACAGGGTCTTCCATATCATTATTTACAAGGCTTGAATCTCTTTACATTATAACAAAATTTAATACAGATGACTTAGTAattaagtcaatttttaaaatctgcccTTTTACACAGTGACAGATTTCACTTTTTGGtcatccttctccttctccttttctttatctttgctcttctttgacttctttttcttatgtttgtgtttttggctTTTTTCCAATTCTACTTCAGTGCCTGCATGTTTCTTATGCTTCTtatgttttttatgtttcttgtgctttttcttttctttctttttcttcttcttcttgctgTCCTGACTTTCTGCAGAGCTAGCACTGCTACTGTGGCTTCGGGTTTGGCTTCCAGAAGGGCTATGACTTCTACTTGGACTGACACTAGGGCTGCTTTGACTCTGGCTCCTGGTTACACCTACCTGGCTGACTGATGCCATGTCCAGGCTCTCTTTTGCTTTCTCCATTACTTTATCTTTCAGTTCCTTAGAAATTTTCCCTgaagtttcttcctcttttacaGATACATTGCTTTCACTGTCACTTTCATTGTAATCTGGTTCAAAAGCAGCTTCATCAGTTTCTCTAGTTAAGTCAGAGGACAGTCGAGAGGAATGACTTAACTGGGGTTTAGGCTTGATGGTGTTCTTATCAATTTGCCCAGTAACTTGCTCCTTCTCAATCTGTGGGTCCGGTGGGTTAAGTATATACAGTGATTTATTGCCACTTGACTCTTTATTGTTCTTTGCCTCTAACACATGTTTCTCACGATCTTTACAGGGATTTTTATCTACAGATTTCGTCTCTTCACTTGAACGTTTAGTATCATAAGTGGATTTATGATCATGAGGTTTTTTGTCTCTTGAGGGACTAGAGTTACTTTTTTTGGAATCTCCTGTTCCTTTTTTAGGCAAATCTCTCTCCTCCCTTGGCTTAGTTTTTTGTCCAGCTGCAGAGTCTTTACTGCGAGAAGGAgagtcttttcttcttgttaatTCATTCCTTTCATCTCTACGTTTGGAACTTGAATACTCTCTGTTGTCATAATCagtttttttgtctctgttgggAGTGAAGTCTTTATTTGAGGAACCTCGAATGGAATCATGCTTATCTTCTTTGCCAGCAGTTCTAGTCTCTTTGGAAGATTGagacagacttttaaaatttccttgctCATTCAGACGGTCCAGATTACTATCTTTCTCTGGCTGAGTgctgttcttcctcttttctgggTTTTCCTTTTCCAACACTGAATGATCTCGATCTTTGGTTTTCCCTTTTTCACTAGATGCAGAGTTTTTTGAACTTTTGACCTCATGCTGTGTAATTTCATGGCTCACTTCCTTGGTGAGTTTCTGAATTTTCTCTGAcgactcattttctttttcagtatatTTGACTGCATTTGATGGTTTAGTGCCAACATTTTTTATAACACTGGCAGGTTTTCCTACACTTGATATAGGCTGTGTGGTGGATTTAACATCTTCTTCTTCAGATTCAAAGTCATCTTTATCCCATTTGGATTGAGGAACCTGAATCATAATAATAACATCTTCAGCAGGAGCTgtgttatcattattatattcTTCCATTGTTTTAATGACAGTTCGCtttgtatctgttttttcttcAGATTTCCGCACAGGACTGCCTCCAGTCGAACTGGtactaaaaagaattaaaatattttttaattcatgaaGAACTTACAGTTATTAAACATTGATAAGTATAAAAAGACCAACTTAAACATGATAAATGTCCTTTTAACTTTCAAAAGCCACTTATTTTGCTGAGATATAAAGATTTAAGTGTATgattatataaaaacaaatgtgGCTCACCCCCAAAATCTACTTATCTTTTAACAATTCCTTTCTTCAAAGACAAGGGTAACCAGCTAACCCCCAACATCAATACATTCTTAATTATCATATTCCACTTTTTCCACCCACCCATTATCAGATACCTGGTATAATCCACGAGTGTTGAGCTGGATCCTTCAGTTCCAGTCACTTTTCGCCTGacctttcctttgattttttcttgtttaacttTGCCAGATGTTGACTCCAATTTTTCAGAGGGTTCTTTTGTATTAGATATATTTTCTGTACTTCCAATTTTTTTACCAGTTTCTCTGTTAAGCTTGATTTTTTTGGCTGGAGCAGTTGATGAtgaaattttgtctttttcaggCGTCCTATCCAGCTTTTCAATATCAAGTTCCATTTTGCGCTTTGGTGATGGTTTCACTATTTCAGTTACTTCTAATTTAGAGATTTTCATTGAAGATGACTCAAAATCTTTATCTCCacctttctcttcagtttttctttttcttttttctcccttgctATCAAGTGGTTTACTCTTATCATTAGGCTTCTTGGTCTTTTCTTCCTTACTAGTTAGCTTCTCTGACTTGACGTCTTTGGAGTAGTCCTTCTTCACTTTTTCCTCTTTGACTGGTTTTGTCTCCTGGTGTTCCTTTACTGACTTAGAGTGAGCTTTTCTGGGGGTACCAAtgatcttttcatctttttgagaGGAAGATGATGATTTCACATTGTCAGTCTTTGGAGTCTCCTCTTTGGCTTTTTTAAGTGGAGGTTCAGATCGAGGAGATTTTTCACGCTCTCCATCTAGTTTTTCTTGAGGTCCTTTAGCAGGTTTTGCAACAGTTTCTTTTTTGGACACAGCAGATCCATCATTTTTCCGTTTGGTCTTGTCACCTTTTGCTTTaggtttatctttttctctcttgtctttttcAGACACTGATTTAAAAGTAATGGATTCAGCATCCATTGGTTCATCTCTAACAGGTGTAGCATCATCTCTACTTGGGAGAACAAACAAtgagtctgttttattttcttcaccacTTGTTGGCTCTCTTGATTTCCTAGAAGTTTCTAATAACTCTGGGTTTAGAAAGCCTTCactttcttccccctttcttctttttctgtgtttcttatgTTTATTTCCTTTACCATCTCCTGAAACATTTTCACTCTCCTTCTCTTTTGACTTTGTATTATCCTTCTGATTGTGACTGTCTCTTGATGAAAGCTTTTCTGGATAGTTGCCACCTATGTTTCGACTTCTATGACTCTGTCCACCAGAGTACTCCTCTCTGCGGCCTCTTGTGAAGGGAGAATTCCTGATATTAAGTGGTAAAAATCTCTCTGGAGAAAAGTTCTCTCTATTTGCTGAAGGTCTAGGCTGTGCTCCAGCAGCATagcctttataatatttttcataccACTCTCTATATTTTCTCTCCCATTCTCGATAACGTTCTTTTTCAAATGGGTCTCTGAAGTCAACACTCCTCCCGTAATAAGCTTTCATGTCATAAGGTGGTGGAACTTCTCTGTACCTGTTAAAATATTCACGTTCTGTTTCTCCTTGAGGTACATTACGTTTATTAGGAGATTGTCCCCTAAATGCTTGAGGAGATCTTGATCGTGAATGATACCGTCTATATGGGGGTGACCTTGACCTAGATCGATGATACCCGTGCGATCTAGACCGTGAACGGTAATTTCGActttttcctctgcctcttcTGGGGTATGGAGGTGATCGTGAATAGGAACGAGAATGTGAGCGGCTAAATGATCGAGAATAAGAACGTGATCGTGTTGAACCAGATCTTGATTTAGAATAAGTATATGAACTTCTTGAATAGGATGAACCACTATAGGGAGATTTGGacctaaaagcaaaaataaaacaatagttGATAGTTgagaaatatatacaaaataaaacacagactCTCAGATTTCAGTATGTTCTCCTCAtggttcattatt
This portion of the Pseudorca crassidens isolate mPseCra1 chromosome 15, mPseCra1.hap1, whole genome shotgun sequence genome encodes:
- the RBBP6 gene encoding E3 ubiquitin-protein ligase RBBP6 isoform X1, with product MSCVHYKFSSKLNYDTVTFDGLHISLCDLKKQIMGREKLKAADCDLQITNAQTKEEYTDDNALIPKNSSVIVRRIPIGGVKSTSKTYVISRTEPVMGTSKAIDDSSASISLAQLTKTANLAEANASEEDKIKAMMSQSGHEYDPVNYMKKPLGPPPPSYTCFRCGKPGHYIKNCPTNGDKNFESGPRIKKSTGIPRSFMMEVKDPNMKGAMLTNTGKYAIPTIDAEAYAIGKKEKPPFLPEEPSSSSEEDDPIPDELLCLICKDIMTDAVVIPCCGNSYCDECIRTALLESDEHTCPTCHQNDVSPDALIANKFLRQAVNNFKNETGYTKRLRKQLPPPPPQLPPPRPLIQRNLQPLMRSPISRQQDPLMIPVTSSTHPAPSISSLTSNQSSLAPPVPGNPSSTPAPVPDITATVSISVHSEKSDGPFRDSDNKILPAAALASEHSKGASSIAITALMEEKGYQVPVLGTPSLLGQSLLHGQLIPTTGPVRINTARPGGGRPGWEHSNKLGYLVSPPQQIRRGERSCYRSINRGRHHSERSQRTQGPSLPANPVFVPVPPPPLYPPPPHTLPLPPGVPPPQFSPQFPPGQPPPAGYSVPPPGFPPAPANLSTPWVSSGVQTAHSNTIPTTQAPPLSREEFYREQRRLKEEEKKKSKLDEFTNDFAKELMEYKKIQKERRRSFSRSKSPYSGSSYSRSSYTYSKSRSGSTRSRSYSRSFSRSHSRSYSRSPPYPRRGRGKSRNYRSRSRSHGYHRSRSRSPPYRRYHSRSRSPQAFRGQSPNKRNVPQGETEREYFNRYREVPPPYDMKAYYGRSVDFRDPFEKERYREWERKYREWYEKYYKGYAAGAQPRPSANRENFSPERFLPLNIRNSPFTRGRREEYSGGQSHRSRNIGGNYPEKLSSRDSHNQKDNTKSKEKESENVSGDGKGNKHKKHRKRRKGEESEGFLNPELLETSRKSREPTSGEENKTDSLFVLPSRDDATPVRDEPMDAESITFKSVSEKDKREKDKPKAKGDKTKRKNDGSAVSKKETVAKPAKGPQEKLDGEREKSPRSEPPLKKAKEETPKTDNVKSSSSSQKDEKIIGTPRKAHSKSVKEHQETKPVKEEKVKKDYSKDVKSEKLTSKEEKTKKPNDKSKPLDSKGEKRKRKTEEKGGDKDFESSSMKISKLEVTEIVKPSPKRKMELDIEKLDRTPEKDKISSSTAPAKKIKLNRETGKKIGSTENISNTKEPSEKLESTSGKVKQEKIKGKVRRKVTGTEGSSSTLVDYTSTSSTGGSPVRKSEEKTDTKRTVIKTMEEYNNDNTAPAEDVIIMIQVPQSKWDKDDFESEEEDVKSTTQPISSVGKPASVIKNVGTKPSNAVKYTEKENESSEKIQKLTKEVSHEITQHEVKSSKNSASSEKGKTKDRDHSVLEKENPEKRKNSTQPEKDSNLDRLNEQGNFKSLSQSSKETRTAGKEDKHDSIRGSSNKDFTPNRDKKTDYDNREYSSSKRRDERNELTRRKDSPSRSKDSAAGQKTKPREERDLPKKGTGDSKKSNSSPSRDKKPHDHKSTYDTKRSSEETKSVDKNPCKDREKHVLEAKNNKESSGNKSLYILNPPDPQIEKEQVTGQIDKNTIKPKPQLSHSSRLSSDLTRETDEAAFEPDYNESDSESNVSVKEEETSGKISKELKDKVMEKAKESLDMASVSQVGVTRSQSQSSPSVSPSRSHSPSGSQTRSHSSSASSAESQDSKKKKKKKEKKKHKKHKKHKKHKKHAGTEVELEKSQKHKHKKKKSKKSKDKEKEKEKDDQKVKSVTV
- the RBBP6 gene encoding E3 ubiquitin-protein ligase RBBP6 isoform X2 is translated as MSCVHYKFSSKLNYDTVTFDGLHISLCDLKKQIMGREKLKAADCDLQITNAQTKEEYTDDNALIPKNSSVIVRRIPIGGVKSTSKTYVISRTEPVMGTSKAIDDSSASISLAQLTKTANLAEANASEEDKIKAMMSQSGHEYDPVNYMKKPLGPPPPSYTCFRCGKPGHYIKNCPTNGDKNFESGPRIKKSTGIPRSFMMEVKDPNMKGAMLTNTGKYAIPTIDAEAYAIGKKEKPPFLPEEPSSSSEEDDPIPDELLCLICKDIMTDAVVIPCCGNSYCDECIRTALLESDEHTCPTCHQNDVSPDALIANKFLRQAVNNFKNETGYTKRLRKQLPPPPPQLPPPRPLIQRNLQPLMRSPISRQQDPLMIPVTSSTHPAPSISSLTSNQSSLAPPVPGNPSSTPAPVPDITATVSISVHSEKSDGPFRDSDNKILPAAALASEHSKGASSIAITALMEEKGYQVPVLGTPSLLGQSLLHGQLIPTTGPVRINTARPGGGRPGWEHSNKLGYLVSPPQQIRRGERSCYRSINRGRHHSERSQRTQGPSLPANPVFVPVPPPPLYPPPPHTLPLPPGVPPPQFSPQFPPGQPPPAGYSVPPPGFPPAPANLSTPWVSSGVQTAHSNTIPTTQAPPLSREEFYREQRRLKEESKSPYSGSSYSRSSYTYSKSRSGSTRSRSYSRSFSRSHSRSYSRSPPYPRRGRGKSRNYRSRSRSHGYHRSRSRSPPYRRYHSRSRSPQAFRGQSPNKRNVPQGETEREYFNRYREVPPPYDMKAYYGRSVDFRDPFEKERYREWERKYREWYEKYYKGYAAGAQPRPSANRENFSPERFLPLNIRNSPFTRGRREEYSGGQSHRSRNIGGNYPEKLSSRDSHNQKDNTKSKEKESENVSGDGKGNKHKKHRKRRKGEESEGFLNPELLETSRKSREPTSGEENKTDSLFVLPSRDDATPVRDEPMDAESITFKSVSEKDKREKDKPKAKGDKTKRKNDGSAVSKKETVAKPAKGPQEKLDGEREKSPRSEPPLKKAKEETPKTDNVKSSSSSQKDEKIIGTPRKAHSKSVKEHQETKPVKEEKVKKDYSKDVKSEKLTSKEEKTKKPNDKSKPLDSKGEKRKRKTEEKGGDKDFESSSMKISKLEVTEIVKPSPKRKMELDIEKLDRTPEKDKISSSTAPAKKIKLNRETGKKIGSTENISNTKEPSEKLESTSGKVKQEKIKGKVRRKVTGTEGSSSTLVDYTSTSSTGGSPVRKSEEKTDTKRTVIKTMEEYNNDNTAPAEDVIIMIQVPQSKWDKDDFESEEEDVKSTTQPISSVGKPASVIKNVGTKPSNAVKYTEKENESSEKIQKLTKEVSHEITQHEVKSSKNSASSEKGKTKDRDHSVLEKENPEKRKNSTQPEKDSNLDRLNEQGNFKSLSQSSKETRTAGKEDKHDSIRGSSNKDFTPNRDKKTDYDNREYSSSKRRDERNELTRRKDSPSRSKDSAAGQKTKPREERDLPKKGTGDSKKSNSSPSRDKKPHDHKSTYDTKRSSEETKSVDKNPCKDREKHVLEAKNNKESSGNKSLYILNPPDPQIEKEQVTGQIDKNTIKPKPQLSHSSRLSSDLTRETDEAAFEPDYNESDSESNVSVKEEETSGKISKELKDKVMEKAKESLDMASVSQVGVTRSQSQSSPSVSPSRSHSPSGSQTRSHSSSASSAESQDSKKKKKKKEKKKHKKHKKHKKHKKHAGTEVELEKSQKHKHKKKKSKKSKDKEKEKEKDDQKVKSVTV